One region of Cucurbita pepo subsp. pepo cultivar mu-cu-16 chromosome LG03, ASM280686v2, whole genome shotgun sequence genomic DNA includes:
- the LOC111790524 gene encoding uncharacterized protein LOC111790524 isoform X4 translates to MTQNQLIDSLTSHISLYHSTSGNFNRDPNPNPRSSILKWFSSLSVHQRQAHLTVVDFKFVQVLIQMVAEVRKRGHGFFILLPDIPSCDPLHLPSLCFKKSRGLLSRVSESSVSERMIFESSRLFGSREGDKLEECSCSLKNIDSLTVSEDFVSNVDKFVEAMDGVSNGAFLRGEGGDMASNWAELNWLKAKGYYSIEAFVANKLEVALRLSWMSLNNGKKRSVKVKEKASAIGMATNVFWRKKGCVDWWDKLDASSKEKILTAILGKSAKSLIHEILRWTSGLAEHEMGLFSAEWNRPFRYNCTISQPRSMLTSQADLHIDFNIIPAAHSGKPYLLTNIFRNLLVLQDIVTMVTSCLHDEYYKTNLFYSTLGSICAIPDCILRKLRELLMFTSLDCTKLELLGDGTSKSLPSKLREDLGASRRRKKGKSRKSQNPVLRACADDLSCNKFLKEFDKECAHKGREDIAESTTMSIMSKGNETCREISSDVHDDNTSVGKDQGTARRKKKHKSKNSCGNSRLVEIKPSVGPAVKFSSPFSSQDQVAELDNIIRKPSISSIKNDSSNNYESSTLNSSPLVPSIEPNSEYDSSQNIEVHEVSGLAKSVCQIGPGESQFPKGIIENQRLSSTLETSTSFMDCSVVPSHLPSLKLKTIVKSDVNVKGSVQTYELRDKSSLLDKLPRTIDVKEKVCLSRHQLSGDTCNTKALNSLKHSPYEWHGVASLYIPPFNSHLPPATDRLHLDVGHNWHNHFRRSFAPAMHQSRNSSVKGVCNPVMTRPVLMSLDWPPVLRSASGLASTMMSNHDIGFLTRRQSSFCQGFPTNSNQISTEDEYSGNLTDFPDLSNNQDLAEECDGNWISEEELEMHAVSGIDYNQYFGGGVMYWNPSDHHGTGFSRPPSLSSDDSSWAWREADMNRTVDDMVAFSSSYSNGLTSPTSTSFCSPSDPVGSGKQALGYVVQGSDLPNNMLHSSPTMKDTVTEEDAPRSSPNLPSDVEGKTGDSHSFPILRPIVVPSMSRERSRSEFCHGRDHKSPCIPPTRREQSRVKRPPSPVVLCVPRAPIPPPPSPVSDSRKQRGFPTVRSGSSSPRHWGVKGWYPDGTNMEEACLRIDGAEVVWPNWRNKSKSNCSTVQPLSLIAMSQIALDQEHLDVAFPLFPPTSGRSVKKESLSLIHSRLHDEIDSFCKHVAAENMAKKPYITWAVKRVTRSLQVLWPRSRTNIFGSNATGLSLPTSDVDLVVCLPPVRNLEPIKEAGILEGRNGIKETCLQHAARYLSNQEWVKSDSLKTVENTAIPIIMLVVEVPHDLIILPTSNMQSPKEESSAVSGKQDVNILNNMAGLEDSALPKCFEVNYDTSISTKSVRIDISFKTPSHTGLQTSELVKELTEQFPATIPLALVLKKFLADRSLDQSYSGGLSSYCLVLFIIRFLQHEHHLGRPINQNFGSLLMDFLYFFGYVFDPRQMRISIQGSGVYIKRERGYSIDPLHIDDPLFPMNNVGRNCFRIHQCIKAFSEAYSILERELISLHDNCDTSSDGTNKMLQKIIPSIDLS, encoded by the exons ATGACCCAGAACCAGCTTATCGACTCCCTTACATCCCATATCTCTCTCTACCACTCTACATCTGGTAATTTCAACCGTGATCCCAATCCCAATCCCAGGTCCTCGATCCTCAAATGGTTCTCTTCTCTCAGCGTCCACCAACGCCAAGCTCACCTCACGGTCGTTGATTTCAAATTCGTCCAAGTTCTCATCCAAATGGTGGCAGAAGTTCGGAAACGAGGACACGGTTTCTTCATCCTCCTGCCTGACATTCCCTCCTGCGACCCTCTGCACCTACCCAGCTTATGCTTTAAGAAGTCCCGCGGACTCTTGTCTCGTGTCTCCGAGTCCAGCGTGTCCGAAAGGATGATTTTCGAGTCCAGTCGACTATTCGGTTCCAGGGAAGGCGATAAGCTCGAGGAGTGTTCTTGTTCGTTAAAGAACATCGATTCTTTAACTGTAAGCGAGGATTTCGTCTCAAACGTGGACAAATTTGTCGAGGCAATGGACGGAGTTTCAAATGGGGCGTTTTTGAGAGGTGAAGGGGGTGACATGGCGTCCAATTGGGCTGAGTTAAATTGGTTAAAAGCGAAAGGATATTACAGTATCGAGGCCTTTGTGGCAAACAAGTTGGAGGTGGCTTTGAGACTCTCATGGATGAGCTTgaataatggaaaaaaaagatcGGTAAAGGTCAAAGAAAAGGCTAGCGCAATTGGCATGGCGACAAACGTGTTTTGGAGGAAGAAGGGATGCGTGGACTGGTGGGATAAATTGGATGCTTCgtcaaaggaaaaaatattgaCAGCAATTCTGGGAAAATCAGCAAAAAGTTTG ATACATGAGATTCTGAGATGGACTAGTGGACTTGCGGAGCATGAGATGGGGCTCTTTAGTGCGGAATGGAATAGACCGTTTAGGTACAATTGTACTATATCTCAACCAAGGTCCATGTTAACATCCCAAGCGGACCTGCATATTGACTTCAACATAATTCCAGCTGCCCATTCTGGAAAACCTTATTTGTTAACCAACATCTTTAGAAATTTGCTTGTGCTTCAGGACATTGTTACGATGGTAACATCGTGTCTTCATGATGAATACTACAAGACTAATCTATTTTATAGCACTTTGGGTTCTATCTGCGCCATCCCTGATtgtatattaagaaaattgcGGGAACTTCTTATGTTTACTTCACTTGATTGCACAAAACTTGAACTTCTAGGAGACGGGACTAGTAAGTCATTGCCTAGTAAATTAAGAGAGGATCTAGGTGCTTCCCGTCgaaggaaaaagggaaagagcCGGAAGTCGCAGAATCCTGTGCTGAGGGCATGCGCGGATGATTTATCATGCAATAAATTTCTGAAG GAATTTGACAAGGAGTGTGCTCATAAAGGGAGAGAAGATATAGCAGAATCCACAACTATGTCGATTATGTCGAAGGGAAATGAGACTTGTAGAGAAATTTCATCTGAT GTACATGACGATAACACGAGTGTTGGAAAAGATCAAGGCACTGcaaggaggaagaaaaaacaCAAGAGTAAAAACTCTTGTGGGAACAGCAGATTAGTTGAAATAAAACCTTCTGTTGGGCCAGCCGTTAAATTTTCCTCTCCTTTTAGTTCTCAGGATCAGGTAGCAGAGTTGGATAATATAATCAGAAAACCTTCCATCTCAAGTATCAAGAATGATAGTTCAAATAATTATGAGAGTTCAACATTAAACTCAAGTCCTCTAGTTCCCTCTATCGAACCTAATAGCGAGTATGACAGTAGCCAAAATATTGAAGTACATGAAGTTTCTGGGTTAGCAAAATCTGTCTGCCAAATTGGTCCTGGAGAATCTCAGTTCCCAAAAGgaataattgaaaatcaaCGCTTATCATCTACTTTGGAAACTTCTACATCTTTTATGGATTGTAGTGTAGTACCTTCTCATTTGCCTTCATTAAAGCTAAAGACTATCGTCAAAAGTGATGTTAATGTGAAGGGTTCTGTGCAAACTTACGAATTAAGAGATAAATCATCTTTGTTGGATAAGCTTCCAAGAACCATTGATGTAAAGGAGAAAGTATGCTTATCTCGACATCAGCTTAGTGGTGATACTTGTAATACTAAGGCCTTGAATTCCTTGAAACATTCTCCCTATGAATGGCATGGTGTAGCTTCTTTGTATATCCCACCATTCAATTCACATCTCCCACCTGCTACTGATAGACTACATTTAGATGTTGGTCATAATTGGCACAACCATTTCCGTCGGTCTTTTGCACCTGCAATGCATCAATCAAGAAATTCTTCTGTTAAAGGTGTTTGTAATCCAGTTATGACTCGACCAGTGTTAATGAGTCTAGATTGGCCCCCAGTCTTACGGAGTGCTTCTGGCCTGGCTTCAACAATGATGTCAAATCATGATATTGGGTTTCTTACTAGGAGACAATCTTCTTTTTGTCAGGGGTTCCCCACTAACAGCAATCAAATTAGCACGGAAGATGAGTACTCTGGTAATCTCACTGATTTTCCTGATTTGTCAAACAATCAAGATCTAGCAGAGGAGTGTGATGGAAACTGGATATCGGAGGAAGAATTGGAAATGCATGCAGTTTCTGGGATAGACTATAATCAGTATTTTGGTGGTGGTGTAATGTACTGGAACCCTTCTGATCATCATGGGACAGGGTTCTCTCGACCTCCTTCTCTGAGTTCTGATGATAGCTCATGGGCTTGGCGTGAAGCTGACATGAACAGGACTGTTGATGATATGGttgctttctcttcttcttacaGTAATGGGTTGACTTCCCCAACTTCTACttcattttgttctccttctgATCCAGTGGGTTCTGGAAAGCAGGCTCTTGGTTATGTGGTTCAAGGGTCTGATCTACCTAACAACATGCTTCATTCCTCACCAACTATGAAAGACACGGTGACAGAGGAGGATGCTCCTAGATCTTCGCCAAATTTGCCCAGTGATGTTGAAGGGAAGACAGGCGACTCACATTCATTTCCGATCTTGCGCCCTATTGTTGTTCCAAGTATGTCAAGGGAAAGATCAAGATCTGAGTTCTGCCATGGTCGTGATCATAAAAGCCCATGTATCCCTCCCACTAGGAGAGAGCAATCTCGAGTAAAGCGTCCACCATCTCCAGTAGTTCTTTGTGTTCCACGGGCGCCAATACCACCTCCACCTTCTCCTGTAAGTGATTCCAGGAAGCAGAGAGGGTTTCCAACTGTTAGATCTGGTAGCTCAAGTCCAAGGCATTGGGGTGTGAAGGGTTGGTATCCTGATGGAACTAATATGGAAGAAGCATGCTTGCGTATTGATGGTGCTGAAGTAGTATGGCCTAATTGgagaaataaaagtaaatcTAATTGCTCGACAGTTCAACCTTTATCATTAATAGCAATGTCCCAGATAGCTCTCGATCAGGAACAT CTAGATGTTGCATTTCCTCTCTTTCCACCTACTAGTGGTCGCTCTGTAAAAAAGGAATCTCTTTCTTTGATCCATAGCCGCCTACATGATGAGATCGACTCTTTCTGCAAGCAT GTTGCTGCAGAAAACATGGCTAAGAAGCCTTACATCACTTGGGCTGTTAAACGGGTCACACGGTCCCTTCAAGTCTTATGGCCCAGGTCTAGGACAAACATTTTTGGTTCAAATGCAACTGGTTTGTCCCTCCCCACGAGTGATGTGGATCTTGTGGTTTGTCTGCCTCCAGTGAGAAATTTG GAACCTATTAAAGAAGCTGGGATCTTAGAGGGACGTAATGGTATCAAGGAGACCTGCCTTCAG CATGCTGCCAGATATCTTTCCAATCAGGAATGGGTAAAAAGTGATTCTTTAAAGACGGTGGAAAATACTGCT ATACCTATTATCATGCTTGTTGTTGAAGTTCCCCATGATCTCATTATTTTGCCCACGTCAAATATGCAATCACCTAAGGAGGAATCCTCTGCTGTATCTGGAAAACAAGATGTCAACATTCTCAATAATATGGCTGGTCTAGAAGATTCTGCATTGCCAAAATGTTTTGAGGTGAATTATGATACCTCTATTAGCACCAAGTCAGTTCGCattgacatcagtttcaagacTCCATCACATACAGGACTTCAAACTTCTGAGCTG GTTAAGGAGCTGACTGAACAATTTCCAGCTACTATACCTTTGGCTTTGGTACTGAAGAAATTTTTGGCAGATCGTAGTCTTGATCAGTCCTATTCTGGCGGTTTAAGTTCTTATTGTTTG
- the LOC111790524 gene encoding uncharacterized protein LOC111790524 isoform X9 → MTQNQLIDSLTSHISLYHSTSGNFNRDPNPNPRSSILKWFSSLSVHQRQAHLTVVDFKFVQVLIQMVAEVRKRGHGFFILLPDIPSCDPLHLPSLCFKKSRGLLSRVSESSVSERMIFESSRLFGSREGDKLEECSCSLKNIDSLTVSEDFVSNVDKFVEAMDGVSNGAFLRGEGGDMASNWAELNWLKAKGYYSIEAFVANKLEVALRLSWMSLNNGKKRSVKVKEKASAIGMATNVFWRKKGCVDWWDKLDASSKEKILTAILGKSAKSLIHEILRWTSGLAEHEMGLFSAEWNRPFRYNCTISQPRSMLTSQADLHIDFNIIPAAHSGKPYLLTNIFRNLLVLQDIVTMVTSCLHDEYYKTNLFYSTLGSICAIPDCILRKLRELLMFTSLDCTKLELLGDGTSKSLPSKLREDLGASRRRKKGKSRKSQNPVLRACADDLSCNKFLKPQEFDKECAHKGREDIAESTTMSIMSKGNETCREISSDVSKTVHDDNTSVGKDQGTARRKKKHKSKNSCGNSRLVEIKPSVGPAVKFSSPFSSQDQVAELDNIIRKPSISSIKNDSSNNYESSTLNSSPLVPSIEPNSEYDSSQNIEVHEVSGLAKSVCQIGPGESQFPKGIIENQRLSSTLETSTSFMDCSVVPSHLPSLKLKTIVKSDVNVKGSVQTYELRDKSSLLDKLPRTIDVKEKVCLSRHQLSGDTCNTKALNSLKHSPYEWHGVASLYIPPFNSHLPPATDRLHLDVGHNWHNHFRRSFAPAMHQSRNSSVKGVCNPVMTRPVLMSLDWPPVLRSASGLASTMMSNHDIGFLTRRQSSFCQGFPTNSNQISTEDEYSGNLTDFPDLSNNQDLAEECDGNWISEEELEMHAVSGIDYNQYFGGGVMYWNPSDHHGTGFSRPPSLSSDDSSWAWREADMNRTVDDMVAFSSSYSNGLTSPTSTSFCSPSDPVGSGKQALGYVVQGSDLPNNMLHSSPTMKDTVTEEDAPRSSPNLPSDVEGKTGDSHSFPILRPIVVPSMSRERSRSEFCHGRDHKSPCIPPTRREQSRVKRPPSPVVLCVPRAPIPPPPSPVSDSRKQRGFPTVRSGSSSPRHWGVKGWYPDGTNMEEACLRIDGAEVVWPNWRNKSKSNCSTVQPLSLIAMSQIALDQEHLDVAFPLFPPTSGRSVKKESLSLIHSRLHDEIDSFCKHVAAENMAKKPYITWAVKRVTRSLQVLWPRSRTNIFGSNATGLSLPTSDVDLVVCLPPVRNLEPIKEAGILEGRNGIKETCLQHAARYLSNQEWVKSDSLKTVENTAIPIIMLVVEVPHDLIILPTSNMQSPKEESSAVSGKQDVNILNNMAGLEDSALPKCFEVNYDTSISTKSVRIDISFKTPSHTGLQTSELVKELTEQFPATIPLALVLKKFLADRSLDQSYSGGLSSYCLQKAMERSR, encoded by the exons ATGACCCAGAACCAGCTTATCGACTCCCTTACATCCCATATCTCTCTCTACCACTCTACATCTGGTAATTTCAACCGTGATCCCAATCCCAATCCCAGGTCCTCGATCCTCAAATGGTTCTCTTCTCTCAGCGTCCACCAACGCCAAGCTCACCTCACGGTCGTTGATTTCAAATTCGTCCAAGTTCTCATCCAAATGGTGGCAGAAGTTCGGAAACGAGGACACGGTTTCTTCATCCTCCTGCCTGACATTCCCTCCTGCGACCCTCTGCACCTACCCAGCTTATGCTTTAAGAAGTCCCGCGGACTCTTGTCTCGTGTCTCCGAGTCCAGCGTGTCCGAAAGGATGATTTTCGAGTCCAGTCGACTATTCGGTTCCAGGGAAGGCGATAAGCTCGAGGAGTGTTCTTGTTCGTTAAAGAACATCGATTCTTTAACTGTAAGCGAGGATTTCGTCTCAAACGTGGACAAATTTGTCGAGGCAATGGACGGAGTTTCAAATGGGGCGTTTTTGAGAGGTGAAGGGGGTGACATGGCGTCCAATTGGGCTGAGTTAAATTGGTTAAAAGCGAAAGGATATTACAGTATCGAGGCCTTTGTGGCAAACAAGTTGGAGGTGGCTTTGAGACTCTCATGGATGAGCTTgaataatggaaaaaaaagatcGGTAAAGGTCAAAGAAAAGGCTAGCGCAATTGGCATGGCGACAAACGTGTTTTGGAGGAAGAAGGGATGCGTGGACTGGTGGGATAAATTGGATGCTTCgtcaaaggaaaaaatattgaCAGCAATTCTGGGAAAATCAGCAAAAAGTTTG ATACATGAGATTCTGAGATGGACTAGTGGACTTGCGGAGCATGAGATGGGGCTCTTTAGTGCGGAATGGAATAGACCGTTTAGGTACAATTGTACTATATCTCAACCAAGGTCCATGTTAACATCCCAAGCGGACCTGCATATTGACTTCAACATAATTCCAGCTGCCCATTCTGGAAAACCTTATTTGTTAACCAACATCTTTAGAAATTTGCTTGTGCTTCAGGACATTGTTACGATGGTAACATCGTGTCTTCATGATGAATACTACAAGACTAATCTATTTTATAGCACTTTGGGTTCTATCTGCGCCATCCCTGATtgtatattaagaaaattgcGGGAACTTCTTATGTTTACTTCACTTGATTGCACAAAACTTGAACTTCTAGGAGACGGGACTAGTAAGTCATTGCCTAGTAAATTAAGAGAGGATCTAGGTGCTTCCCGTCgaaggaaaaagggaaagagcCGGAAGTCGCAGAATCCTGTGCTGAGGGCATGCGCGGATGATTTATCATGCAATAAATTTCTGAAG CCTCAGGAATTTGACAAGGAGTGTGCTCATAAAGGGAGAGAAGATATAGCAGAATCCACAACTATGTCGATTATGTCGAAGGGAAATGAGACTTGTAGAGAAATTTCATCTGATGTATCTAAAACG GTACATGACGATAACACGAGTGTTGGAAAAGATCAAGGCACTGcaaggaggaagaaaaaacaCAAGAGTAAAAACTCTTGTGGGAACAGCAGATTAGTTGAAATAAAACCTTCTGTTGGGCCAGCCGTTAAATTTTCCTCTCCTTTTAGTTCTCAGGATCAGGTAGCAGAGTTGGATAATATAATCAGAAAACCTTCCATCTCAAGTATCAAGAATGATAGTTCAAATAATTATGAGAGTTCAACATTAAACTCAAGTCCTCTAGTTCCCTCTATCGAACCTAATAGCGAGTATGACAGTAGCCAAAATATTGAAGTACATGAAGTTTCTGGGTTAGCAAAATCTGTCTGCCAAATTGGTCCTGGAGAATCTCAGTTCCCAAAAGgaataattgaaaatcaaCGCTTATCATCTACTTTGGAAACTTCTACATCTTTTATGGATTGTAGTGTAGTACCTTCTCATTTGCCTTCATTAAAGCTAAAGACTATCGTCAAAAGTGATGTTAATGTGAAGGGTTCTGTGCAAACTTACGAATTAAGAGATAAATCATCTTTGTTGGATAAGCTTCCAAGAACCATTGATGTAAAGGAGAAAGTATGCTTATCTCGACATCAGCTTAGTGGTGATACTTGTAATACTAAGGCCTTGAATTCCTTGAAACATTCTCCCTATGAATGGCATGGTGTAGCTTCTTTGTATATCCCACCATTCAATTCACATCTCCCACCTGCTACTGATAGACTACATTTAGATGTTGGTCATAATTGGCACAACCATTTCCGTCGGTCTTTTGCACCTGCAATGCATCAATCAAGAAATTCTTCTGTTAAAGGTGTTTGTAATCCAGTTATGACTCGACCAGTGTTAATGAGTCTAGATTGGCCCCCAGTCTTACGGAGTGCTTCTGGCCTGGCTTCAACAATGATGTCAAATCATGATATTGGGTTTCTTACTAGGAGACAATCTTCTTTTTGTCAGGGGTTCCCCACTAACAGCAATCAAATTAGCACGGAAGATGAGTACTCTGGTAATCTCACTGATTTTCCTGATTTGTCAAACAATCAAGATCTAGCAGAGGAGTGTGATGGAAACTGGATATCGGAGGAAGAATTGGAAATGCATGCAGTTTCTGGGATAGACTATAATCAGTATTTTGGTGGTGGTGTAATGTACTGGAACCCTTCTGATCATCATGGGACAGGGTTCTCTCGACCTCCTTCTCTGAGTTCTGATGATAGCTCATGGGCTTGGCGTGAAGCTGACATGAACAGGACTGTTGATGATATGGttgctttctcttcttcttacaGTAATGGGTTGACTTCCCCAACTTCTACttcattttgttctccttctgATCCAGTGGGTTCTGGAAAGCAGGCTCTTGGTTATGTGGTTCAAGGGTCTGATCTACCTAACAACATGCTTCATTCCTCACCAACTATGAAAGACACGGTGACAGAGGAGGATGCTCCTAGATCTTCGCCAAATTTGCCCAGTGATGTTGAAGGGAAGACAGGCGACTCACATTCATTTCCGATCTTGCGCCCTATTGTTGTTCCAAGTATGTCAAGGGAAAGATCAAGATCTGAGTTCTGCCATGGTCGTGATCATAAAAGCCCATGTATCCCTCCCACTAGGAGAGAGCAATCTCGAGTAAAGCGTCCACCATCTCCAGTAGTTCTTTGTGTTCCACGGGCGCCAATACCACCTCCACCTTCTCCTGTAAGTGATTCCAGGAAGCAGAGAGGGTTTCCAACTGTTAGATCTGGTAGCTCAAGTCCAAGGCATTGGGGTGTGAAGGGTTGGTATCCTGATGGAACTAATATGGAAGAAGCATGCTTGCGTATTGATGGTGCTGAAGTAGTATGGCCTAATTGgagaaataaaagtaaatcTAATTGCTCGACAGTTCAACCTTTATCATTAATAGCAATGTCCCAGATAGCTCTCGATCAGGAACAT CTAGATGTTGCATTTCCTCTCTTTCCACCTACTAGTGGTCGCTCTGTAAAAAAGGAATCTCTTTCTTTGATCCATAGCCGCCTACATGATGAGATCGACTCTTTCTGCAAGCAT GTTGCTGCAGAAAACATGGCTAAGAAGCCTTACATCACTTGGGCTGTTAAACGGGTCACACGGTCCCTTCAAGTCTTATGGCCCAGGTCTAGGACAAACATTTTTGGTTCAAATGCAACTGGTTTGTCCCTCCCCACGAGTGATGTGGATCTTGTGGTTTGTCTGCCTCCAGTGAGAAATTTG GAACCTATTAAAGAAGCTGGGATCTTAGAGGGACGTAATGGTATCAAGGAGACCTGCCTTCAG CATGCTGCCAGATATCTTTCCAATCAGGAATGGGTAAAAAGTGATTCTTTAAAGACGGTGGAAAATACTGCT ATACCTATTATCATGCTTGTTGTTGAAGTTCCCCATGATCTCATTATTTTGCCCACGTCAAATATGCAATCACCTAAGGAGGAATCCTCTGCTGTATCTGGAAAACAAGATGTCAACATTCTCAATAATATGGCTGGTCTAGAAGATTCTGCATTGCCAAAATGTTTTGAGGTGAATTATGATACCTCTATTAGCACCAAGTCAGTTCGCattgacatcagtttcaagacTCCATCACATACAGGACTTCAAACTTCTGAGCTG GTTAAGGAGCTGACTGAACAATTTCCAGCTACTATACCTTTGGCTTTGGTACTGAAGAAATTTTTGGCAGATCGTAGTCTTGATCAGTCCTATTCTGGCGGTTTAAGTTCTTATTGTTTG CAAAAGGCTATGGAGAGGAGTAGATAA